The Engystomops pustulosus chromosome 4, aEngPut4.maternal, whole genome shotgun sequence genome contains a region encoding:
- the LOC140128692 gene encoding olfactory receptor 2D2-like: MVPVNLPGDFSVKENNFTADIKFFLLGFQGNQSLRISLFCLTLVVYLGTMCGNLLIITLVSTNKSLHTPMYFFILHLSISDILLTTDIVPNMLHLLLNNGGTISFTRCIIQFYFFCVSEISECLLLAVMSYDRYVAICNPLRYTSIMTWTQCVKLTAISWLVAFTIILSDNISVSMLDFCGPNVIDHFFCDLVPLLAISCSDTFIVEMEIYLLSFPFAVIPIIIIITSYVNIISTIVKIPSSIGRQKAFSTCSSHLIVVSIFYVTLFSIYVFPTQGQTLTVSKILSLLYTVFTPFINPIIYSLRNKDIKIAAQKVTWKHILS, encoded by the coding sequence GAGAACAACTTCACTGCGGACATAAAGTTTTTCCTCTTGGGATTTCAAGGAAACCAATCTTTAAGAATATCTTTGTTTTGTCTTACACTGGTGGTTTACTTGGGGACAATGTGcgggaacctcctgatcatcacCCTGGTGTCCACCAACAAGagcctccacactcccatgtacttcttcatcttaCACCTGTCCATCAGTGACATCTTACTAACCACAGATATTGTCCCTAACATGCTCCACCTCTTACTGAATAATGGAGGGACCATCAGTTTTACTCGTTGTattattcagttttattttttCTGTGTATCTGAAATATCTGAATGTCTTCTCCTGGCGGTGATGTCTTATGACAGATacgtggccatctgtaaccccctccgcTACACTTCTATAATGACATGGACCCAGTGTGTGAAATTAACCGCCATCTCTTGGTTGGTTGCTTTTACTATTATATTGTCCGACAACATTTCAGTTTCGATGTTAGATTTTTGTGGACCAAATGTTATTGACCACTTTTTCTGTGATCTTGTTCCTCTATTGGCAATTTCTTGCTCTGATACATTTATTGTTGAAATGGAGATATATTTGCTAAGTTTTCCATTTGCTGTCATCCCGATCATCATAATCATCACATCTTATGTCAACATTATCTCCACCATTGTAAAAATCCCATCCAGTATCGggagacagaaagccttctccacctgtagctcccacctcattgtggtctccattTTCTATGTGACTCTGTTTAGCATTTATGTTTTCCCAACACAAGGTCAGACATTGACCGTGAGTAAGATCCTCTCCCTGCTCTACACCGTGTTCACTCCCTTTATAAATCCCATCATTTACAGTTTAAGAAACAAAGATATTAAAATAGCAGCACAAAAAGTTACATGGAAACATATTTTATCATAA